The Sorangiineae bacterium MSr11367 genome window below encodes:
- the dhaL gene encoding dihydroxyacetone kinase subunit L: MNTAWALAWMQALAAAIEEQTDYLTQLDSAIGDADHGANMRRGFGAVLTALNGFSAETAGDLLMKVGGTLISSVGGASGPLYGSAFRAIGKALREPSPSAEQLRGALADGLAAIQRLGAAVPGDKTMVDAYAPALAAFEEALKQGETAVAAAARAADAAEEGARATASLQARKGRASYLGPRSVGHQDPGATSTALMFRALAKATAAS, from the coding sequence ATGAATACCGCATGGGCACTCGCGTGGATGCAGGCATTGGCCGCCGCCATCGAAGAGCAAACGGATTATCTGACCCAACTCGATTCGGCGATTGGCGATGCCGACCACGGTGCCAACATGCGCCGCGGTTTCGGGGCGGTCCTGACGGCGTTGAATGGCTTTTCCGCCGAAACCGCGGGAGATCTGTTGATGAAGGTCGGCGGTACGCTCATTTCGAGTGTCGGCGGCGCCTCCGGGCCTCTGTACGGGAGTGCCTTCCGCGCCATCGGCAAAGCGCTGCGGGAGCCGTCTCCTTCGGCCGAGCAGTTGCGCGGGGCGCTGGCCGACGGGCTGGCGGCCATTCAGCGGCTGGGGGCCGCAGTGCCGGGGGACAAGACGATGGTGGACGCTTATGCACCGGCGCTCGCAGCGTTCGAGGAGGCGCTGAAGCAGGGTGAAACCGCGGTCGCGGCGGCGGCACGCGCGGCCGATGCCGCGGAGGAGGGGGCGCGGGCGACCGCGTCGTTGCAGGCGCGGAAAGGTCGCGCGTCGTACTTGGGGCCGCGAAGCGTCGGTCATCAGGATCCCGGCGCCACGTCCACGGCCCTGATGTTTCGCGCCCTCGCGAAGGCCACGGCCGCCTCATGA
- a CDS encoding PLP-dependent aminotransferase family protein: MVPAQLRLDRRNTTTLTAQLVDQIRRAVLEGTLPSGHALPSSRALARDLGISRNTVIAAYEALEADGTILVAARRAPTVADVASAIRGVALGPSDDDPHFRISTSAARLASFISDERLDALSSAASRARPFRVGEPDLSLFPWNVFERILVRCWRALTPLDSLGADPRGNLALRRALLRHLAVARGVRASVEQVFITEGSQGALDLCCRTLLDPGDLAWLEDPCAPSTRAALLALGARIADVPVDEDGVCVARGRRMAPRAKLAIVSPSYAFPLGVRLTLARRLELLSWARWAGALVLENDYEGELRFEGSPIPALQSLSLEHGGRVLHMGSFSRSTFPALRLGFLVVPRSLVPAFARMRAATTRSPPYLLQAALAQFIEEGHYARHLRRIKQATRRRRDALVGALRAARADGETLYVPHAGSVLTLELPATVDDRALLRACARHGIEALPLSDCSTARRRGIVLGFGAHSEKELEQAARKLRALLPKP, translated from the coding sequence ATGGTACCAGCGCAACTTCGGCTCGACCGGCGGAACACGACGACGTTGACGGCGCAATTGGTGGACCAGATCCGCCGCGCCGTTCTCGAGGGCACGCTTCCTTCCGGGCACGCCCTGCCATCGTCGCGCGCCCTCGCGCGCGATCTGGGGATCTCGCGCAATACGGTCATCGCAGCCTACGAGGCCCTCGAAGCCGACGGAACGATTCTCGTGGCCGCCCGCCGCGCACCCACCGTGGCCGATGTCGCGAGCGCCATCCGCGGCGTAGCCCTGGGACCCTCCGACGACGACCCGCACTTTCGCATCTCGACGAGCGCGGCACGCCTCGCGTCCTTCATCTCCGACGAGCGCCTCGACGCGCTCTCGTCGGCGGCATCCCGCGCGCGGCCGTTTCGCGTCGGTGAGCCGGATTTATCCCTCTTTCCGTGGAACGTCTTCGAACGCATCCTGGTTCGATGCTGGCGTGCCCTCACACCGCTCGACAGCCTTGGCGCCGACCCGCGGGGCAACCTCGCACTGCGCCGCGCGCTGCTTCGACACCTCGCCGTTGCCCGCGGTGTGCGGGCATCCGTCGAGCAGGTGTTCATCACCGAGGGCTCGCAAGGGGCGCTGGATCTCTGTTGCCGAACCCTGCTCGATCCCGGAGACCTCGCGTGGCTCGAGGACCCGTGCGCTCCCTCCACGCGCGCGGCATTGTTGGCGCTGGGGGCGCGGATCGCCGATGTTCCCGTGGACGAAGACGGTGTGTGCGTGGCGCGAGGCCGCCGCATGGCTCCGCGCGCGAAGTTGGCCATCGTCTCGCCCTCGTACGCGTTTCCGCTGGGCGTGCGCCTTACGCTGGCGCGCCGGTTGGAGCTCTTGTCCTGGGCGCGTTGGGCGGGGGCGCTGGTCCTAGAGAACGACTACGAAGGCGAGCTGCGTTTCGAAGGTTCACCGATCCCCGCGTTGCAATCTCTGAGTCTCGAGCACGGCGGGCGGGTGCTGCACATGGGGTCGTTCAGCCGATCCACGTTCCCTGCGCTGCGCCTGGGATTTCTCGTGGTTCCGCGCTCGCTCGTCCCGGCCTTTGCGCGCATGCGCGCGGCCACCACGCGCTCGCCGCCGTACCTTCTGCAAGCGGCGCTGGCGCAGTTCATCGAGGAGGGCCACTATGCGCGCCACCTGCGCCGCATCAAACAGGCGACCCGCCGCCGTCGCGATGCCCTCGTTGGAGCGCTTCGAGCGGCACGCGCCGACGGCGAGACGCTGTACGTCCCGCACGCCGGCTCCGTGCTCACGTTGGAACTGCCCGCGACGGTCGACGACCGCGCTCTCCTTCGAGCTTGCGCGCGCCACGGCATCGAGGCATTGCCCCTATCCGATTGCTCCACCGCGCGGCGCAGGGGCATCGTGCTCGGCTTCGGCGCGCACTCCGAAAAAGAGCTGGAGCAGGCCGCCCGAAAGCTTCGAGCCCTTTTGCCAAAGCCGTGA
- a CDS encoding IclR family transcriptional regulator has translation MLVQSVRRATKILQELATAGPRMGVTELAERVGVAKPTMHALLRTLEADGLVVQDPETGKYLLGPALLRLGNAYLETQELRGRSLTWADALAQRTREAVWVAILTGDRVLVVHHAFRPEGAVQILDVGASIPWSTCALGKAIVAFAAPTETERLLKAELPVLTGASIADRKKLRAQLEQVRRVGCAFEDQESALGDAGIAAPVFDRSGRVVGAMGIVGPVERLLAEPAREEHALAVREVARNLSRDLGAPRNPSQRSA, from the coding sequence ATGCTCGTTCAATCCGTCCGCCGCGCCACGAAGATTCTTCAGGAGCTTGCGACCGCGGGGCCGCGCATGGGGGTCACCGAGCTGGCGGAGCGCGTGGGCGTGGCCAAGCCGACGATGCACGCGTTGCTGCGCACCTTGGAGGCGGACGGTTTGGTCGTGCAAGATCCCGAGACGGGGAAATACCTGCTTGGGCCCGCGCTGCTCCGGCTGGGCAATGCGTACCTCGAAACGCAGGAACTCCGTGGGCGTTCGCTCACGTGGGCCGATGCCCTGGCCCAGCGCACCCGGGAAGCGGTTTGGGTCGCGATCCTGACGGGCGACCGCGTGTTGGTCGTGCACCACGCGTTTCGTCCCGAGGGGGCGGTGCAAATTCTGGACGTCGGCGCGAGCATCCCGTGGAGCACGTGCGCGCTCGGAAAAGCCATTGTGGCGTTCGCGGCGCCTACTGAGACCGAGCGGCTGCTCAAAGCGGAGCTGCCCGTCCTCACCGGCGCGAGCATCGCCGATCGAAAGAAGCTGCGCGCGCAGCTCGAGCAGGTTCGCCGCGTGGGGTGCGCCTTCGAGGATCAAGAGTCGGCGCTCGGCGACGCCGGCATCGCGGCGCCCGTCTTCGATCGATCGGGCCGCGTCGTCGGCGCCATGGGCATCGTCGGCCCCGTGGAGCGATTGCTCGCCGAGCCCGCGCGCGAGGAGCACGCCCTCGCCGTGCGCGAGGTCGCACGCAACCTCTCGCGCGATCTCGGCGCCCCACGCAACCCATCGCAACGCAGCGCGTAA
- the dhaK gene encoding dihydroxyacetone kinase subunit DhaK, protein MKKFLNSAETVMADALLGLAAAHPELQVDLQQKIITRAGGPRRGKVGLVSGGGSGHEPLHGGFVGTGMLDAAVPGEVFTSPVPDQIVAATTAVNGGSGVVYIVKNYTGDVMNFQIAAELAGDADIKVETVLVNDDVAVKDSTWTAGRRGTGATVFVEKIAGALAERGAGLAEVAEVGRKVNASSRSFAVALTACTTPAAGKPGFELPAEEMEVGVGIHGEPGRRREKMCSAKDIVATAMEAILSDLPFAAGDSTIVMVNGLGGTPLIELYVLFGEVAATLRSKGIVIARNLVGNYITSLDMAGASITVCKADSQLIELWDAPVNTPGLRWGV, encoded by the coding sequence ATGAAGAAATTTCTCAACAGTGCCGAGACCGTGATGGCCGACGCCCTGCTCGGGTTGGCGGCCGCGCACCCCGAATTGCAGGTGGACCTGCAGCAGAAAATCATCACCCGAGCCGGAGGCCCGCGGCGTGGCAAGGTCGGGTTGGTCTCGGGTGGCGGCTCCGGGCACGAGCCTCTGCACGGTGGATTCGTTGGAACCGGCATGCTCGATGCGGCCGTCCCGGGCGAAGTATTCACCTCACCCGTGCCGGACCAAATCGTGGCCGCCACCACGGCGGTGAACGGCGGCAGCGGCGTCGTGTACATCGTCAAGAATTACACCGGCGACGTGATGAACTTCCAAATCGCCGCCGAGCTCGCGGGCGATGCCGATATCAAGGTCGAGACCGTATTGGTCAACGACGATGTCGCCGTCAAAGACTCGACGTGGACCGCCGGCCGCCGCGGCACCGGCGCCACCGTCTTCGTGGAGAAGATCGCCGGCGCCCTCGCCGAACGCGGTGCGGGCCTCGCCGAAGTGGCCGAGGTGGGCCGCAAGGTCAACGCGTCCTCGCGCTCTTTTGCCGTAGCCCTCACGGCGTGTACCACGCCCGCCGCGGGCAAGCCGGGATTCGAGCTTCCCGCCGAGGAAATGGAGGTCGGCGTCGGCATTCACGGCGAACCGGGGCGCCGCCGCGAAAAAATGTGCAGCGCCAAGGACATCGTGGCCACGGCGATGGAGGCCATTCTGTCCGACCTTCCCTTCGCGGCGGGCGATTCGACCATCGTCATGGTGAACGGATTGGGCGGCACGCCATTGATCGAGCTTTATGTGCTCTTTGGCGAGGTCGCCGCCACCCTTCGCAGCAAGGGCATCGTCATTGCACGCAACTTGGTGGGCAATTACATCACGAGCCTCGACATGGCTGGTGCATCCATCACCGTATGCAAAGCAGATTCGCAACTCATCGAATTATGGGACGCACCGGTGAACACGCCCGGGCTGCGATGGGGAGTGTGA
- a CDS encoding aquaporin, producing the protein MADENTYAQKLLAEALGTAALVFIGVGSVPATSIVGGSAPFTMAELGMISLAFGMAVVAMVHSIGHISGCHINPAITLAFAVTRRMRWRQVPGYIAAQAVGATVGAVAIVGVLGREAVRAGLGIVTYGAGVHASQAFFAEAIGTFLLAFVVFGAIDRRAPSGFAGLVIGLAVFAIILPVGPVTCAAINPARALGPMVVGQAYGGTVHWEQLPVYVCAEIVGAVLAGLAYARLDATSRVQDQESSARQEGQEVQEVQEG; encoded by the coding sequence ATGGCCGACGAGAACACGTACGCTCAGAAGCTCCTCGCGGAGGCGTTGGGCACCGCCGCATTGGTCTTCATCGGCGTTGGCTCGGTGCCGGCCACGTCGATCGTGGGAGGCTCCGCGCCGTTCACCATGGCCGAGCTCGGGATGATCTCGCTGGCCTTCGGCATGGCCGTCGTGGCCATGGTTCACTCGATTGGCCACATCTCGGGGTGCCACATCAATCCCGCCATCACCCTGGCCTTTGCCGTCACACGCAGGATGCGGTGGCGGCAAGTACCCGGATACATCGCGGCGCAAGCCGTCGGCGCGACCGTGGGCGCCGTGGCCATCGTGGGCGTGCTCGGGCGCGAGGCGGTCCGCGCGGGATTGGGCATCGTGACCTACGGCGCGGGCGTCCACGCCTCGCAGGCCTTTTTCGCGGAGGCCATCGGGACCTTCTTGCTCGCCTTCGTCGTCTTCGGCGCCATCGATCGTCGAGCGCCATCCGGCTTCGCGGGGCTGGTCATCGGATTGGCGGTGTTCGCCATCATTCTTCCCGTGGGGCCGGTGACATGCGCGGCCATCAACCCGGCGCGGGCCCTCGGGCCGATGGTGGTCGGCCAGGCCTACGGTGGTACCGTCCATTGGGAACAGCTACCGGTCTACGTGTGCGCCGAGATCGTCGGAGCCGTGCTCGCAGGCCTCGCGTATGCGAGGCTCGACGCTACGTCCCGTGTTCAGGATCAGGAAAGCTCAGCAAGGCAAGAAGGCCAAGAAGTTCAAGAAGTTCAAGAAGGGTAG